ctcctggccctgctgccgCTGGCCTCGACGCTACAAAGCCCAGGTAAGGTGAGGGACccgagggcagggctggggagctgagGCAGAGCGGGGTGCTCCcggcacagagcagcaccctCCCAGaacctgagctgtgctgagtgGCAGGCAAAGGCTGCTCTTGAGGGAAACTTTCATGCTATTGGGAAGTGACATACCTGGGAGAAGCTGGAGCATGAGAGCTCCAGTGCACATTCTGAAGTTGCATCCTGCCTGGGTAACACTGGCAGCAAGGCAACGTAGCCTTAAAACccacctctgctctgtgggTTCATCACTGCGGGGTCTTGAggtgctctggagctgtgctgagagCCAGCCCTGAGGACAGAGAGAGACGTGGGGGTCTCCTGCCTGCACTCCACTGCTGGAGAGATGCTGCCTGAGCCCCCTGCCTGATGAAGGGCTCTCTCCAATATAACGTTCTGTCCCTTATAACATAGAGCTGGGTTTTGGGCACGATGCTGTGCCTATAGTTTGTGattgcagctctgtgcagcgCAAAATTGATGGCCAACATATTTTCATGTTATTCCATTATTATTTTCTCATATAACATTACTGGGAAATAGCACAAAAACCCTTGAGCTGTTCGGCACCAGCCCAGCTGAAAGTGTTCAGTGGGCTAATGACTCAGATCTCTGGATAGGTCATGTAGCTCCTGTCACCCAACTCCCAAACCTTCTCCCACCGTTAGCACATCAAAGGTGGCAGAAAAGGAGCAGGCAGAGTGATACTCTCACCCTGGCAATGCTGACCAGGAGGCAGGAAGGGCTGTGCAGACAGATCCCCAGGTGTTAGGGCTGTGGCAGGGTTGTGCCAAGTTGCACCAGGTGAGTTGCTGGCACAGTCCTGGCACAGATCTGGGCTGGGCAGACCAGCAAGGTGTCTGAAGCAGAGCAAAGAGCATTTGAGGTGAACCCAGCCCAGTCCTCCCACTGCAAAGCCATTTCCCTGCTTCCAAAGCATCCTGATGCAGATATGGGTGGCATGGACGTGAGGAAAAGAAGGTGCAAGGAGGAGCGCAAGCGTGAGCCAGCTgccaccagctgcagcaggaaaggcCACTTGGCCCAAGCTGTGGTGATGGAAATACAGTGCCTGTATTTCCTTCCCTCACCCTAATTACTGCCTCTCCCCCCATCTCACTGCCTCTGTTGGTTCATGCCTGCCTGGGTGAGCATCATGCACCTGGCTGGCTCCCCAGTATTACCACTTGTGAGCAATGTCAGatgggctgaggctgctgctttttctttttttagcttaAATTACAGATTAAAATTCccttcagcagcttttcccaaGTTCCCATAGATCTATTCCAATTAGTCTCTTCCATTATGCTGGAATTGGACTCTGAGGCTGGGTGTGCTGCAGAGAACAGCCACAAGTGTagcactgctgccctggcccagctgtggCGTTCCAGCTGCCTGACAGTGAGGACACAGTACTGAAAGCAATTTGCCCTTGGTTGATGCTGCTGGCACCAGTGAAGGGACTGTGCtcacaggaagaaaacaccAAGATACTTCATAAATTAATTTAGCATCCTGCTTCATCTCTAACTTTCACCGCTTCCACCTGTCAAGCAAAGAAATGCCCCTGGAGGGAGCAAATGGTTTGAAACTTACCTGGGGGCAGCGTGTCCCTCGTggttccctgctgctgctgtcctggcacTTGTCCGGAGAGGTGAAATCTGGCAGCTGTGCCCTCTGAGGCTGGGGAAGGTCACAGTGCTGACCTGCACACCACATGGTATCATTAACATATTAGGTGATGGTTCTGGTGTCCAGGCTTGTTTCCCATCAGGATGCACCTATTTAAGTTGGATGGGAAACCCCAACTGGTAGGTGagggcaggcagctggcagcatCCTGACGGCACACACAGGGTGATGGCAGCCACTGCCGCAGTGCGAGCAGCCTCCCTCGCCcgctccccttctccctctgctgAGCAGGTGCCCAGCGCGGGGGCTGGATGCCGGAGCCGTCCGAGCCCGCCCTGCGCCGCCTGTCCCGCCACCTCCTGGCTCACTACCAGAAGGGCACCCGGCCTGTGCGGGACTGGCGAACGACCACGAACGTGGCCATCGACCTCATGGTCTACGCTATCCTCAGTGTGGTGAGTGCTGCGCTCCCGTTCCGCGTGTGTCCCAAGGAGGGGAATGGCAcctggcatgcagcatcctCCCAGCGGGCTCTGCCCATCTTCCGGAGTGTCAGTGCCCCCGTTCTGACACCCTTCTCATCTTCCCACAGGATGAGAAGAACCAGGTGCTGACCACTTACATCTGGTACAGGCAGGTGAGTAGCCATGAAACCTCACCCCTTCCGTCCTGGCCCCCCCTTTTGGAGTCAAGCACCCCCAACCCCCATGTCTTCTGTGAGGGAAGTGTGCAATCCTGCAGGACAGCAATGAGGGGGAACACATCCTGGGGGCTGGCAAGACCTCTGTAGCACATGAACCTCGAGGCTCAGCTTTCATGCTCCCTGTTTTGCACTGTTGGGTGTTGTGTGAGCTGAAGGATAAgtccttcctctctcccatgGGTGGAAAGCTTGCTTGGTGCTAGCCTGGGGTCTGTGTGCTGGCAGAGTTGAAGGACCTCACCCACCAAGTCCCCTCTCCATTGTCCCCAGCACTGGACAGATGAATTCCTCAAGTGGGATCCAGCTCATTTCGACAACCTGACGCAGATCTCCCTCCCCGTAGAGAGCATCTGGGTGCCCGACATCCTCATCAATGAGTTGTGAGTGCAGCCAAAGTCTCAAGGGAGATAGACCAGGACTGGAACTCCCTCACTCACCATCAGCACGTACTGTTCCATGCTTTGTattcctggcacagagctggcagcctcCCCACACTGGGGAGCTGCAGATGGGGATTGGCTCGGCAGTTGGGCCATTTCCAATGCTGGCTAACCACAGCCATCAATAATTACCCTCACTGTGCTGGGGGTGAGATCCAGATATCAGGAGAAAGGCTTTGTGAAGACAGTACAAtgcaagggcagctgcagagctgctggccctTCCCATGGAGCTATCTGGTGTCATTCCCACTCCATGGAGATTTAAGGTGTTCCCAGTTCCTCCTGAGAGCTCTGGGACAATGTCACAGACACTTCTTGGgctgggagaaggcagcagtctgggcagggcagagctgatgGGAGGCAGAAATGCCTGCAAGGGTATTACCAAAAAAGCAGAACAGGGGGCAAATCGCTGGCTCTTGGGCAGTTCCCCCCTGAAATGCCACTTGGCAAAAGGAACCCCTGCCCAGAGTGCTCTCCAGCCAACATCTCTGTCCCTCATGTCCTCAGTGTGGATGTTGGAAAGTCCCCACACGTCCCCTATGTTTACGTCAGCCATCACGGGGAAGTGCAGAACCTCAAACCCATCCAGGTGATGACCGCCTGCAGCCTGGACATCTACAACTTCCCCTTTGACGTCCAGAACTGCTCTCTCACCTTCACCAGTTGGCTGCACCACAGTGAGTGCCGGGATGTCCACGGCTAGGGGACTCGGGGGATCGGGCAGGACCTCTGCTGGGCTGAAGCTCCGTGCAGAAGGCAGCTCGTCCCTCTAGATGGCCCCAGCGGATCGGGGAAGcgtgcagggagggcaggcacGCAGCCCGGTGTGGAGGTGCCGGCAGTTGTCGGCGCTTTGGGCGGGGTACCCCTAATTCTCACCTCTCCTCCGCCCCCTCAGTTCGTGATATCAACCTCTCGCTGTGGCGTCAGCCGGAGCTTGTCAAGTTCGACCGAAGCGTCTTCATGAACCAGGGCGAGTGGGAGCTGCTCTACGTCCTCAGCCGCTTCCAGGAGTTCAGTGTCAAGAGCAGTGACAGCTACGCTGAGATGAAGTTCTATGTAAGAGCCTTTGGCCACCGTGTTTCTCGGGGATGTGGCACGAGGGAAGGGAgttgtcccatccctgtctctgctctgtgctgcagctcctgcttgcAGGTGGGAGGCTCCTGCTAGTGAGCCCTTCCTCTGGCTCACCTTAATGCCTCCCACCATCCTCACTTGCCTTGGCAAAAAGCCACACCAGCTTTTTCAGCCTTTCAcagccttttccatctctgtCCTGCAGGTAGTCATCCGGAGACGCCCCCTCTTCTACACCgtcagcctgctgctccccagcatcTTTCTGATGGTTATGGACATTGTGGGATTCTACCTACCTCCCCACAGTGGTGAGAGGGTCTCCTTCAAGATCACTCTCCTGCTGGGCTACTCAGTTTTCCTCATTATTGTATCCGACACATTGCCAGCTACTGCTGTTGGCACCCCGTTGATAGGTACGGTGGTTCTGCGCACCCGACCAGCGCCACAGCAGTCACgggcacagagcacagggccCTGAGAGTTGAGCAGGGAGCATTTGCTTGGGCCTGTGCTCTGTGCCCGAGCCTTCGCAGGTCACTCACCTCACTGATGCCTCTGCAGGTGTCTACTTTGTGGTGTGCATGGCACTGCTTGTCATCAGCCTGACAGAGACCATCCTGATTGTGCGCCTGGTGCACAAGCAAGACCTGCAACCCCACGTCCCTGAGTGGCTGAAACATCTGCTGCTGGAAAGAGCCACTATCCTGCTCTGTATCCGGGACAGGAATAA
This DNA window, taken from Prinia subflava isolate CZ2003 ecotype Zambia chromosome 22, Cam_Psub_1.2, whole genome shotgun sequence, encodes the following:
- the LOC134561154 gene encoding 5-hydroxytryptamine receptor 3A-like, whose product is MVPTALGALLALLPLASTLQSPGAQRGGWMPEPSEPALRRLSRHLLAHYQKGTRPVRDWRTTTNVAIDLMVYAILSVDEKNQVLTTYIWYRQHWTDEFLKWDPAHFDNLTQISLPVESIWVPDILINEFVDVGKSPHVPYVYVSHHGEVQNLKPIQVMTACSLDIYNFPFDVQNCSLTFTSWLHHIRDINLSLWRQPELVKFDRSVFMNQGEWELLYVLSRFQEFSVKSSDSYAEMKFYVVIRRRPLFYTVSLLLPSIFLMVMDIVGFYLPPHSGERVSFKITLLLGYSVFLIIVSDTLPATAVGTPLIGVYFVVCMALLVISLTETILIVRLVHKQDLQPHVPEWLKHLLLERATILLCIRDRNKFSQSRMQSLDTCRQVENNDSTAKLTPYVCEDPRECGAVGGTRSALAFAGRMEGSAALQDVLRETTAIRQLLEKREEFRDVAREWLQVGYVLDVLLFRVYLAAVLAYSITLGTLWSVWRDA